Part of the Chelmon rostratus isolate fCheRos1 chromosome 10, fCheRos1.pri, whole genome shotgun sequence genome is shown below.
GcttcttttatttatcattctgccagatttgacagttttcatgtccctcagctgtattttgatGCAACCCAGAAAAGCCCAAACAATTTTCCAATAAGAGAGTCCAACCAACGCAGTAACCTACTACTAACTGGTTTTATTTAGCAAATATTAGTTAAAGCTCCTGAAAACTTGCGTTCATCTACAACATTAAACATCCATGACTCAATCAGCAACAACCGAAGTTAAAGTTTGGAAGAGAAACCTTCTCGGCTATTATTCACCCGGCGTTTAACGCCCTGCTTCATCAGGACCGCGTGGGTGGCGTTTGATCAGATTTCACTGATCGTGCCTGGCAACGTTTGCAAGCAAACCacacaactgtcatcagattGTGATCTGAATGTTGTTTAACTTTGATTGGTGCATGGAAATACAGTCTGTGACATCGCCGAGGACTTCAGACCGGCACGAGAACTCCGGACAGAAGCGCTTCGTGTAAAATGCTCCTAATAAGAAGCAGATTggggaaaatgttttcagggcctttaagcTTTCAAACGTAAACTGCTATTTTTATATCCAGTGATTCTTAATAATCAAGCAATAATcatgttgaaatgtgtttttcaagtCTGTTAGACCCACGCAGCTACTGGAAGACATTTTATGGACTGTGTCTAGGggttaataaaacacacagcactaCAGTCTCTAAATATGAAGCTCTGACTGTACAACTGAGCTGTCCATTAACAAGCTGTTGGGTGGAAATTATGAGCAGCAGCTTCATGAAAGAGGCGATTAAAGCCACAACGAGATGGTGCAACCTTTAAGGTATCagctcgctgctgctgcagggaaacCAAATGCAGAATCTTTATCTCAGATGCAGATTATGAAGAGCGTTCTGCAATTTGCATGTATTCAAGTGCTCAGatgctgtagctgctgaagTTGACAGCTGTTGGTTTGGTAGTAAAGTTGATTCAACCAAGTCACGCTGGAAACTCTTGCCTCTTTTTGTTGGCCACACGTGCTAAACTCACCATTTTGTGGACATTTTACAAGTAAAGGATGGATTATACTTGTAGCTTTTGACCCTGAACTCCTCCTTAATTCACACCTGTCGGCTCTCGAGGCAGGTGTCCAGTCTGGTGAGGCTCATTTTACTacccgctctctctctctcttagttaaacacacacaggcagacaaacaTGGAGATAATCCCATGCGCATGAGGCTTATTTGAAAACTTTGCAGTCAGTTATGTTCTGTTATCTTTATGGTGGATTTCCGGCACATTTGAAAGCCACATCCTTTGCCCTGACAGGCTCGAGCTCCTATCCATCTAtcagacacagcagacacaacTCCAAAATGCCACACAGGCCACCCACGCCTTATGACACCAAAGCTTCCCCTTTGAGTGATATTTCAGCTTCAAACAGGTCTACCTCTTGCATGAGACTaaaatttgtggttttgtctggtgtctttttttggttttttgcaCATATCTGTAAGAACACAGTAAGCACTGAGTACAAACATCCAACCGCTTCCTTATTTTTAACCAGCAAGAACATCTGCGACGATCCATTAATTTGACCGGGGGCACTGCCGGCCCATCAGAGGCTGTGACGCACGTCACGCTTGAGAAATAGCACTCTGATCTGAGCTGTTTCACCACAGAGGCTCAGTTTAGACCCACGGGCCCTGCTTCCTCTTCTCAAAGGTACAAAACTTTTGAACCTATGATAATCTAGCTCGTCAGAGTCATGTTGGACGGGGGGCTCCATGTGACTGCAGTGCAACGGTTCAGACAGCTCTGGATGAGTCAAAAACGTATCTCTAAAGTTATTTTTCAGTGCGAGGTTGGAAAATTGTGTTGGAGAATCATGTTCTGGTCAGGACAGCCAGGCCAAGTGTGGATTTGTCTAACGAGGGAGATTATTATAGGAGACATGATGTGACCTAATGTGGATGAAAGGCAAGATATGCAGCAGTAAACAAACTGCCTCAGATGTTCTGTTAATTTTACTCTAAGTTTCCTATAACCTCTCTAGAGCTCCTTTTggatgatgcattttcagctcaCAGTGTCTGAGTCCTGCTTTTCGTTTCTAACGTTTcgccttttgccttttttttcgTACATTCTGCAGAGATGGTCACAAGGTCAAATTTAAGAAGTTAATTCTACTTAAAACAGCAGAAGCAGTGTGCCTGCAGTTCATGCTCAAACAGACTGCTGCACGGACGAATAAATCCACCACGTAGCCTTTGAATCAACAGCGGTGTTTTAGCCGCAGGAGGACCTCCAAACATTTGCAACTGTTATCATTGACAAGCCACCACCCTGCACTAACCTCCCACTGGGTTAATTACTGGGTGCCAAATGCCCCCTCCTGTTTGGgccctctgtctctgttaaaTGGCCCTTTCAGACATTGTTTTTAGAGTACCATCATCTGGAATCATTACGCCCTCGTTATGCATTCAGCCCATTCGTTTGAAACCCATGTTTCAAGCACCGGCAAGCTTGCATAACAATCCCTTATGTCAGCGTCCTTTCCAAACCCCCCCGCCTCCTGCTTCACAGCAGCCAGAGGAGGGTATGAAGTGGGCTCGGCTCTTACACATGGCCACATACCATCGCTCACCATCATCAACACTCCTGACGCATCCGTGAATGAGCCGCAGAGGACAAAAGGGATCAACGGCGCAGAGCCAACGGAGAGAGTGACCACCATGACCTCATGGGTCAGCTGGGAGCCAGGAATGAAAAGACTCCAAGCAACCCccgcccaaacacacacacacacacacacacacacacaatcacacccGATGAGCTCTTGGACAACTGAAGCCGCCATGGGAATATGGGAGCGTGGAAGAAGAGGAATCGGCATTTGCCTGCAGGAGCTGAAAGAAAGCGGTTGTGTTTGGAATTTTGGGTCATGCCTTTCTCTGCACATTCCTCCCTATTCTCCCAACAATAAACTGTGTCATGGCTGATACAACAGCCTCCATTCTGGATACCTTGCACTACACAAAGCCTCAAACCACACGAAACCACACactaacctaaccctaaccctaaccctaaactcGTGTGATAACTTAAACGGGGAGTTGTGGAACTATAAAGACTTACTATATTTACAAGTATCACATGGACCAGGACACATCTCCACTGGGGAAATTACAAACAGATTGTGTGTACACTCGAGGTCTGAGCACTAATTTAAGTTTGGCAGCTACATTTCCCACAAACAGTCGCGGCTCATGGAACAAAACAGCTTCCTCTGCAAGTTCGGCACAAAATAATGAGCACATAATCTGAAAATgccacattttttatttttaggagCCGTGACTtaggcagaaaaaaataaaacaggatcaATCTGAATCATCTAAAGTAGGTATCAAATTTACAAAACGTTGTGTTGCACAGTCACAATAATAACGGGTCATTTATTCGGCTGTCAAAAGGAAAGTGGGTGCATgcagtaaaaacaggaaaatcctTCATTCTGTACACAAACCTGACAcgttaaaataaataaataacttaaaaaaaatgaaacaactgGAAAGAAAAGTTCTGCACGGCTGTGAAACTGTGAGGGCTACGCGACGCAGCCCAGTGTCCGCTGGTCTACCCATTCACACAAGgggtgcagctgcagagccgTTGCTTTGGTCTCCGTCTCTTCACTCTTTGGGGCTGCGTGCGCTTTTTTCTTTGGCAGTTCAGTTTGACAGTCGCTGGTGCTTTAAGTGTTTGGGTCTGTTCTCTGTGAAGTCTCGGCGAGCGGCTCCGTCGGCCGCTCACAgtttgctctcctcctcctccagtggGCGGTTCAGGCCCGGGATGAATTTGAGGAGACGCCTGCGAAAGCTCTTCTGTTTGGGCTTCCTCTGCAGGGAGTTGAATCCTGCCTGCTTCTCCCCCGAGGCCGCAGACGACGACCCCCTCATGTAGCTGCGCGTGCTGGCGCTGCGCGTCAGCTGCGTCTTGGCCGTCGTGAAGAGCTCGCTGGCCGGTCGCAGGCggtgctgcttctgctgctctttcttcctgtctgcgCCAGTGTTGTCCGAGTCCACGCTGCCGTCCGCCTGGTACAGGCAGGTCTGGTAGAGGGGGTCGTCCTCGGTGGCCGTGCTCAGAAAGCTGgcgctgctgctggtgctgccggTGCAGCGGAGCGCCCTCTGAGCGGCGGGGCTGGGACTGCCGAGGCTGCCGTACACGCCCGCCGACTCCAGGGACTCGTACACTGCGGCGTCACTCATTACTATACCTACAGGAAAGAGGGGCAGAGTGAGGGAGGTGGACCACAAGCATGGTGTGTGATATACGCTCTGATGAAGCCTGCCTCTGATACTTCCTGTGTGATGAACAGATATGTTCAAGCTTGTAAAAGCAGACCTACCATGAACAAGCCGCTGCTCCTGCACCATCAGCGACCGATATTCATCCCATTTCTCATGAAGAGTTTGCTgcaagaggaagacagaaatgaTGTTAAACGACCGTGAGAAGAAAACCAGAACATACAGGCTGTAGGACAACTCATGAAAAGGGATCTTGAACTCTGAAGTTACTTGTTAGCAAATTTAAAGCTTTCAAAgtaacaaaaaagacaaattgaGAAAAATTGAGTTATCTGTGCTCACACTGCAGGTCAGTggctaattaattaattaaactaCTTGATGCATGAAGGGGAATATTCTGAATGTACTGACAAATAACAGAAGCTACAGGCCAAAACTAACAGGAAGATGACATATCAGAGGACGTTTCCAAATGACTGGCTAATTGGCAGGCAATTTAGTATCAATATGACTGTCTCAGTTTTTCTCACAGTGAGTCGTGCTTTTTCAGTcggtgtttttgttttcttgtctgtcGTCTCCACAACGACATCGCCTTCAGTCAGAAATCAGCATCTACCAACATTGTCATCTGCAGCACGTCCAGTGCGGCGTGCTGAGCAGCTACGTTAATCTTTAAAAACGCTGGATTAGTATCTCAGAAAGCGGCTGTGTTGCGGCTCTCGCGCACTCGCGGATTAGAGCGGGACAGCTGCTGTGATCCTGCTCGAGCCACCTCACAGGCAGCTTTTTCACAGCCAAGAGTCAAGAATGTGTGCAGCGATCAGCGAGCCTGCCGGAGAAACTGCTGATGCaacaggtgctgctgctggggagACAGGTGTGGAGGGAGGTGGCGGCTATATCTAGCATGCAacgtaatgtgtgtgtgtgtgtgtgtgtgtgtgtgtgtgtgtgtgtgtgaggcgggAAGGGGTTGGGACACACAATCAGGCTGACTCGCTGCtgacaaacagtgaaaaaaaactgctgcagcgACACTGAAAAGACAAACTCACCTTCAGATACTGCAGCCGGGCTTCCAGCTCTGCTTTTCGGATTGAGTCACTGTAAACCGTCTctagcctttaaaaaaaaaaaaaaaaacggaaggCAGCAGAATTAATAAGCGTAACAGGAAGCACTTATAAAAACTACAAGGGCAGAAAGCAGCGATTTTAAAAACAAGTCGGACCATATGAAAGGCTGTTCTCATAAGACGGTGGTCTGGTGTCTAACGGTTTACAAGAGCGGGGGAGCAACCAGGAACACACACTTTCCACTCGAGTGAAGCCCTTTGAATCACACGAGTGGGCGACCAGCTTATAGAGCTTGTTTTCACTTCCACAGTTTAAACAGACTGGAGCTGTGAGTATAATTTGGTGATGTCAGTCTATAAACTGGCACTCTGATGCGGTTCACCTCGCTCCTCTTGCAGCAGCTCTGGAAGCTTACAGACGCCGGCCCTGCTAATTGTCCCTTTAATCTTTTACAAGCGAAcgaggaagatgaggaagagggtTCAGACTCAACAGCCACTCGGCACTCGAGTCCTATGCTTCGGCTCCAAATCTCTTTCACCTCGACAAGATTGATTATCTCTAGACTTTAAGCTGCCGGCATGCTTCATCAGAAGTGCTTGTCAGATGGTTGAAGAGCTTCTGAAAGCCCCTCCCCCGACACCTTTCTGATGTCTGATTAGGGGGGAGGGTCTGATCTTGTCTGCTCAGGTTTGACTATGAATGTCTTCCAGGAGAGACGGTCTGAAAGTGTGCGGCCTCATTCCAAGCATAAACCTTTAGCAGTCAGTCTATGAAACTTTAGGTAGAATATGTAGAAAACTGATCTTCCCAGAGTCTGAGGTCTTCTAATTGCTAGCTTTGTTCAATTAGCAGCcccaaaacacaaatacatgcaacCGGCAGTGATTCAAGATAAAGAAGAGCAACATTTTTGCTGAGTTAAATCAATGATTCTCAAACTTTTTCTGTTATTCCTGCCTTTGGAAGCTGAAATAATTCCCCTTCGTGTAAACTGTAACGTGAGCGTCAGCTGTTTTCTGGGAGTCTGCGTACCTGATTGTGTTGCCGCAGGCCCTGATGAGCTGAACGATCTCCTTGTGCCGAAATCCCTCCACAGTGGCCTCGTTCACACTTGCGATGGTatcccctgcacacacacacacacacacacacacacacacacacacacacacacacacacacacacacacacacacacacacacacacacacacagagacaacatgtGTGTTAACCAGCCGCCATCAGGTCAGGATGCACTTCAATCCACTGTGGCTTCAATTACTGCAAGCCGCTGCCAACTGAGGCCTGTTTGATTCTAGATGAAACCGCGACACATGTGCTACACAAA
Proteins encoded:
- the tamalin gene encoding general receptor for phosphoinositides 1-associated scaffold protein translates to MTFRRLKKVNSSGPESGPASQDGDIYFPSSKSDSCRTADLPGNSSEVYNYKTLAYSGGTLPRNFKKGGGLQKWKPLTQSPEPQRKVVVLEKKDEEAFGFEIQTYGLHHQDQNSVEMCTFVCKVHDDSPAQQAGLKVGDTIASVNEATVEGFRHKEIVQLIRACGNTIRLETVYSDSIRKAELEARLQYLKQTLHEKWDEYRSLMVQEQRLVHGIVMSDAAVYESLESAGVYGSLGSPSPAAQRALRCTGSTSSSASFLSTATEDDPLYQTCLYQADGSVDSDNTGADRKKEQQKQHRLRPASELFTTAKTQLTRSASTRSYMRGSSSAASGEKQAGFNSLQRKPKQKSFRRRLLKFIPGLNRPLEEEESKL